One region of Primulina tabacum isolate GXHZ01 chromosome 1, ASM2559414v2, whole genome shotgun sequence genomic DNA includes:
- the LOC142505285 gene encoding uncharacterized protein LOC142505285, with translation MEPRRGANEDNHPTRGMIHMISGGATDGDSGRARKVHGRRLENFEISRSAGLSQDHVIIFGPDDLRGIVTPHNDALVVTVTVAITMWHESLFDNGSSVNILFKSTLDQMKVEGFEFEPISTPLYGFAGHAIPPLGQIVLPLSLGHEPRRVTKMTTFTVVDTRSAYNGILGRLALKDFRAVASTYHQKLKFPVGKEVGVLCGDQKVARRCYKGIVKGEGKRARVEVNMIRRGRSGLPVVRREVQEVMDEKPEIVRLGPDKKMLRIASDLDPEVREKLITCLQANLSGFAWSAQEPTGTSPDVAKHRLNILPNSRPVKQKKRHFEPEKDMVIKKEVGELLSAGHIRESSGKWRMCVDFRDLNKACPKDCYPLPRIDQLVDSTAGHQYLCMLDAYQGYHQIPLAVEDRDKVSFITSEGTFCYVVMPFGLKNAGATYQRLMDKVFSKQVGRNIEVYVDDIMVKSKDSAQLIPDLLETFATLRSYGLKLNPQKCIFGVRSGKFLGYMVTERGIEANPEKVQAIRDMVSPQGPKDVQLVNREDCRAGTFYLEIRPQKLTLLPDLTKGEKI, from the exons ATGGAACCCAGGAGAGGAGCGAATGAAGATAACCACCCGACGAggggaatgattcatatgatctcggggggtgctactgacGGGGATTCCGGGCGGGCGCGGAAGGTGCATGGGAGGAGGTtggagaattttgaaatatccagGAGTGCAGGCTTATCTCAGGATCATGTCATCATTTTTGGACCAGATGACCTCCGAGGCATTGTGACTcctcataacgatgccttggtggtgacggtCACCGTTGCCATTACGATGtggcacgaatctttatttgataATGGGAGCTCAGTTAATATCCTGTTCAAGAGCACTTTGGATCAGatgaaggtggaaggatttgagtttgagccaaTCTCCACTCCTCTGTATGGATTCGCAGGACATGCCATCCCTCCACTCGGTCAGATTGTCCTTCCTCTATCTTTGGGACATGAGCCTCGACGGGTAACAAAGATGACAACCTTTACTGTGGTGGACACCCGATCCGCTTACAATGGAATTCTGGGGCGACTAGCCCTAAAGGATTTCAGAGCTGTAGCGTCCACCTATCATCAGAAGTTGAAGTTTCCTGTGGGGAAGGAGGTTGGAGTCTTGTGTGGAGACCAGAAAGTTGCGCGACGATGTTATAAAGGAATAGTGAAAGGAGAGGGGAAGAGGGCGCGTGTGGAGGTCAATATGATTAGAAGAGGGCGAAGCGGGTTGCCCGTGGTAAGGAGAGAGGTTCAAGAGGTGATGGATGAAAAACCGGAGATCGTGAGATTGGGGCCCGATAAGAAAATGCTCAGAATAGCTTCTGATCTTGACCCAGAGGTCAGGGAAAAACTCATTACTTGTTTACAGGCTAATCTCAGCGGGTTCGCTTGGTCAGCCCAAGAGCCCACAGGAACGAGTCCAGATGTAGCAAAACACCGATTAAACATCTTACCAAATTCTCGTCCCGTGAAGCAGAAGAAAAGACACTTCGAGCCCGAGAAAGATATGGTTATAAAGAAGGAGGTGGGAGAGTTGCTCAGTGCTGGACACATTCGGGAG AGTTCGGGGAAATGGAGGATGTGTGTGGACTTCAGAGATCTCAACAAGGCATGTCCTAAAGATTGTTATCCTCTGCCTCGGATAGATCAGTTGGTGGACTCCACGGCCGGACACCAATATTTGTGCATGCTGGACGCTTATCAGGGGTATCATCAAATCCCCTTGGCTGTGGAGGACCGAGATAAAGTGAGTTTCATCACCTCTGAAGGAACTTTCTGTTACGTGGTCATGCCCTTCGGACTCAAAAACGCCGGAGCCACGTATCAGCGATTGATGGATAAAGTCTTTTCTAAACAGGTGGGGAGAAATATCGAggtgtatgtggatgacatcatgGTGAAGTCTAAGGATTCAGCCCAGCTCATACCGGATTTGTTGGAAACCTTTGCTACCCTCAGATCCTACGGTCTGAAGTTGAATCCTCAAAAGTGTATCTTCGGGGTGAGGAGTGGGAAGTTTCTGGGTTATATGGTAACAGAGAGGGGGATTGAGGCTAACCCCGAGAAAGTTCAAGCTATCCGAGATATGGTCTCTCCCCAGGGGCCCAAAGATGTTCAGCTAGTTAACAGGGAGGATTGCCGCGCTGGCACGTTTTATCTCGAGATCCGCCCACAGAAGCTTACCCTTCTTCCGGACCTTACGAAAGGCGAAAAAATTTGA
- the LOC142518101 gene encoding protein SHI RELATED SEQUENCE 3-like yields the protein MMRREEKVGETGVSLATRRCQDCGNKAKKDCQHLRCRTCCKSRGFACQTHVKSTWVPVSLRYPRHHPMLQQKQHIHWSTVQHQEANQPNPKRYKAINQAAGPPPLGLQEGVFPVEACFPTAFRCVRVSSLDNVINQYAYQTSVRIGGHVFTGILYDQGPELDGTRNYVTGESSPSPGIGLLQLENFVPSTTPTTTTGTSSNPFPLPF from the exons ATGATGAGACGAGAAGAAAAGGTAGGTGAGACAGGCGTTTCTTTAGCAACCAGAAGGTGCCAAGACTGTGGCAACAAAGCAAAGAAAGATTGCCAACACTTGAGGTGCAGAACTTGCTGCAAAAGCCGGGGATTTGCTTGCCAAACCCACGTTAAGAGTACTTGGGTTCCTGTTTCTCTAAGGTACCCGAGGCACCACCCAATGCTGCAGCAGAAACAGCACATTCATTGGTCAACTGTTCAGCACCAAGAAGCCAATCAACCAAACCCTaaaaggtacaaagccattaatCAAGCTGCAGGGCCTCCACCATTAG GCCTACAAGAAGGCGTTTTTCCAGTAGAAGCCTGTTTTCCCACTGCATTTCGTTGTGTTCGTGTGAGTTCACTGGACAACGTGATAAATCAGTATGCGTACCAAACATCAGTAAGAATTGGAGGCCATGTATTCACAGGCATTCTGTATGATCAAGGCCCTGAACTTGATGGAACTAGAAACTATGTAACAGGAGAGAGCTCACCCTCCCCTGGTATTGGCTTGTTGCAGCTTGAAAATTTTGTCCCGAGTACAACTCCTACTACAACCACCGGTACTTCATCCAATCCATTTCCTCTCCCTTTTTGA